In Zingiber officinale cultivar Zhangliang chromosome 3B, Zo_v1.1, whole genome shotgun sequence, a single window of DNA contains:
- the LOC122055353 gene encoding reticulon-like protein B23 — translation MAEGERRATVGAVEASASTSTVEGRMEIGRTAVMLVCGSLVYYHCAYRGSSLLSLVSDVLLVLLCSLAILGMLFRQMNITVPVDPLEWQISQDTANAIVACLANTVGAAESVLRVAATGHDKRLFFKVALTLYLLSALGRVASGATIAYVGLCLSCLYFFAQSSGLMSSYPTQFLKRRETTGSGVQDAM, via the exons ATGGCGGAGGGAGAGAGGAGGGCGACGGTGGGTGCGGTGGAGGCTTCGGCTTCGACGTCGACGGTGGAAGGAAGGATGGAGATAGGGCGGACGGCGGTGATGCTTGTGTGCGGCAGCCTGGTCTACTACCACTGCGCCTACCGGGGGTCGAGTCTTCTCTCCCTCGTCTCTGACGTTCTCCTCGTCCTCCTCTGCTCGCTCGCCATCCTCGGAATGCTCTTCCGCCAGATGAACATCAC AGTTCCTGTGGATCCACTTGAGTGGCAAATATCTCAGGACACGGCAAATGCCATTGTTGCTTGTTTGGCTAATACCGTTGGGGCTGCAGAATCGGTGTTGAGAGTTGCTGCAACAGGGCACGATAAGAGACTGTTCTTTAAG GTAGCTCTTACGCTGTACCTGTTGTCTGCTTTGGGACGGGTTGCCTCAGGTGCCACAATTGCTTATGTTG GATTGTGCCTCTCATGCCTGTACTTCTTTGCCCAAAGTTCTGGTCTTATGTCTAGCTACCCCACCCAATTTCTGAAGAGAAGAGAGACCACTGGATCTGGAGTTCAGGATGCTATGTAA
- the LOC122055352 gene encoding uncharacterized protein LOC122055352: protein MPTSEPLQYSRINAKDLKMQIVKNLGRERSQRYFVFLNGLLAQKLTKSDFNKFCIPILGSENISLHNQLIRAILTNALQAKIPPRISLDKAAFKAVGKKPSHGANVVNHVAAPSSSKNTVLTNGHISPTPTHKAKLFNYDERTKDHPGASLTQNGRTEVAFQSSVSSENSSVRENGFLAPSPLKRPMQQQQDDFSEPPMKRPRAGCITPSNQAEAVREIHGAFGAVAVEDAKELRQTVDFYSKRDPLQAPLGIPFCSASVGGAQRSFTSVTDSSCCSLGISFYSGELCDTTALKKRMEKIAEAHGLVGVELDCTNLLNKAIDAYLNRLIRSCAELVGARLNHPSSNFKQQAQVNPINGVRLGNHTYVQNNPVSSEHSQRQNTCNSMSVEDFKVAMELNPQQLGEDWPVLLEKIYFKSNEE, encoded by the coding sequence ATGCCGACATCAGAGCCTTTGCAGTACAGCCGGATCAATGCCAAAGATCTCAAGATGCAGATAGTTAAAAATCTTGGGCGTGAGCGATCACAGCGATATTTTGTTTTTTTGAATGGGTTGTTGGCTCAAAAGCTGACCAAGTCAGATTTCAACAAGTTCTGCATTCCTATCCTTGGTTCGGAGAATATCTCTTTGCACAATCAACTTATTCGCGCAATCCTTACAAATGCTTTACAGGCGAAAATCCCACCCAGAATTTCCCTTGATAAGGCTGCTTTTAAGGCTGTTGGAAAGAAACCATCCCATGGTGCAAATGTAGTTAATCATGTAGCTGCACCATCATCTTCAAAAAACACTGTATTAACTAATGGGCACATCTCGCCGACACCAACCCACAAGGCCAAATTGTTCAACTATGATGAGAGAACCAAAGACCATCCTGGTGCTTCTCTCACACAGAATGGAAGAACAGAAGTTGCTTTTCAATCTTCAGTGTCATCAGAGAACAGTTCTGTTAGAGAGAATGGATTCCTTGCTCCTTCCCCTTTAAAAAGACCCATGCAGCAGCAGCAAGATGATTTCTCTGAACCACCTATGAAGAGACCAAGGGCAGGATGCATTACACCTAGCAATCAAGCTGAAGCTGTTCGTGAGATCCATGGTGCGTTTGGTGCTGTGGCCGTGGAGGATGCAAAAGAATTGCGACAAACTGTTGACTTTTACTCCAAGAGAGATCCTCTACAGGCCCCACTTGGGATTCCTTTCTGTTCTGCAAGTGTAGGTGGGGCACAAAGATCTTTCACTTCAGTAACTGATTCTAGCTGTTGTAGTCTCGGCATTAGCTTTTACTCTGGAGAATTATGCGACACTACGGCTCTGAAGAAAAGGATGGAGAAAATAGCAGAAGCACATGGCTTGGTGGGAGTTGAATTGGACTGCACTAATCTATTAAATAAAGCCATTGATGCTTATTTGAACCGCCTAATTAGGTCATGTGCTGAATTAGTAGGAGCAAGGCTGAACCATCCGAGTTCAAACTTCAAGCAGCAAGCTCAGGTCAACCCCATAAATGGTGTCCGGCTTGGCAATCATACTTATGTACAGAATAATCCAGTGTCTTCAGAGCACTCACAAAGGCAGAATACATGCAACTCCATGTCTGTGGAGGATTTTAAGGTGGCAATGGAGTTGAATCCACAGCAATTAGGCGAAGATTGGCCAGTGCTACTTGAAAAAATATACTTCAAATCAAATGAAGAATAA
- the LOC122055354 gene encoding RNA polymerase sigma factor sigA-like: protein MATAAVIGLSTGKRLSTSSFCPTDLAEKLFPAADYNMLPFSVSSTKCTIVSQKSSHFGPNVPPTRYIRSIKAMKEQANTLTPSTSATWSESPDLESSLEILILLQKSMLEKQLELPFMDTTPNYVPRVSQIPVISRSGISARERRIACRRKCFARNNDTEPTSTKPLHFSVSPELIKSGVSGYVRGTVNENLLTHAEVVNLSKKIKAGVRLEEHRSKLKVKLGVEPTDKQLASSLRISPFELQKRIFESSLAREKLAMSNVRLVMSIAQKYDNMGTSMADLTQAGLIGLLRGIEKFDSSKGFKISTYVYWWIRQGVTRALFKNSKTLRLPIHLHERLTSIKHAKVRLEEKGIAPSIDKIAESLNMSQKKVRNATEAVNKVLSLDRQAFPSLNGIPGETLHSYVADTKLDNIPWHGFNEWSLKDEVNKLLNTTLSKRERDIIRLYHGIDSECHTWEEIGKQLGLSRERVRQVGLVAMEKLKHVARRRRLEAMLKH from the exons ATGGCTACAGCAGCAGTTATTGGACTAAGCACAGGAAAGAGgctttcgacttcttcattctgTCCAACTGACCTTGCAGAGAAATTATTCCCTGCTGCAGATTACAATATGCTACCATTTTCTGTCTCCTCCACAAAATGTACCATAGTTTCACAGAAATCTTCCCATTTTGGGCCAAATGTCCCACCGACGAGATACATACGATCAATCAAGGCAATGAAAGAACAAGCCAATACTTTGACTCCTTCAACTAGTGCAACATGGTCTGAGAGTCCTGACCTTGAATCTTCTCTTGAGATCCTCATTTTGCTACAGAAGTCCATGTTGGAGAAGCAATTGGAACTTCCTTTCATGGATACAACTCCTAATTATGTTCCAAGGGTATCTCAGATACCTGTCATTAGTCGTTCAGGGATATCTGCTCGTGAGAGGAGAATAGCTTGTAGAAGAAAATGTTTTGCTCGTAATAATGATACAGAACCTACAAGCACGAAACCACTTCACTTTAGTGTTAGTCCTGAGTTAATTAAGTCTGGTGTAAGTGGTTATGTACGGGGTACTGTTAATGAAAACTTGCTGACACATGCAGAAGTGGTTAATCTGTCAAAGAAAATAAAAGCTGGTGTGCGTTTAGAGGAACACAGGTCAAA GTTGAAAGTAAAATTGGGAGTTGAACCAACGGACAAACAATTGGCTTCTTCTCTTAGGATATCACCTTTTGAATTGCAGAAAAGAATATTTGAATCTTCTCTAGCACGAGAAAAGCTTGCGATGAGTAATGTTCGCCTAGTTATGTCAATTGCACAGAAATATGATAACATGGGGACATCTATGGCTGACCTTACCCAG GCTGGTTTGATTGGCTTACTTCGTGGGATAGAAAAATTTGATTCTTCTAAAGGCTTCAAAATTTCTACTTATGTATATTGGTGGATACGGcag GGTGTCACAAGAGCACTGTTTAAGAACTCCAAGACACTAAGATTGCCGATCCATTTGCATGAGAGATTAACATCAATTAAGCACGCAAAAGTTAGGCTGGAAGAGAAGGGAATTGCACCATCTATTGAT AAAATTGCTGAGTCCCTGAATATGTCACAGAAGAAAGTAAGGAACGCTACAGAG GCTGTAAATAAAGTTCTCTCTCTTGATAGACAAGCCTTTCCATCACTGAATGGCATTCCTGGCGAAACCCTCCACAGT TATGTTGCAGATACTAAACTCGATAATATCCCCTGGCATGGTTTCAATGAATGGTCCCTTAAG GATGAAGTCAATAAGCTTTTGAATACAACACTGAGCAAGAGGGAGAGAGATATAATAAGATTATATCATGGTATCGACAGTGAATGCCATACGTGGGAGGAAATCGGCAAACA ACTCGGCTTGTCGAGAGAGCGTGTCAGACAAGTTGGGCTTGTCGCCATGGAGAAATTGAAACATGTAGCGCGAAGAAGAAGATTGGAGGCAATGCTGAAACactaa